CACATTTTCCTGTAAACTTGCATTCAATGATTCAATAATGGACCAATGAGGCTCCAGATGTCCCAAAAACTCATtctgttattttctttattcgTTGAAAGACAGGGTAGAATTCATTATATGAAATAACACTCTATTGCTAATTCCTCTATTCATGCCACTCTTTATCTCTTTAACATACGGGCATGGCTGAGACTTACTGCAGCTTTGAGTAAGAGCAGGTGCTCGAAATTCTGTTTTTCTagttttttgttatgtttctGGCCTGTGGAATTGTGTATGACACATCTTTTTGAGGAGATTCAGAGAACAAGGATTAGACAACAACCAACATAAATGGCCAAGAAATTCAATTactagtatttatataaactggAGGTGAACTTTTATTTGATGGCAAAAGGATGAGCATCCCTGTTGGAGTACAGTGATGCAGTTTTCCATTCTGAATCTCTTATGACAAGAGATCTTTCACTTATCAATTTTACTTAAGCAAGTATTCTTCAGCATGCTCATCCATGTGCGAATGAACCGACCGGTTCACTTTGGCATAGTTCATCTTCCGGCTACTTCTGCTGTAAAGTCTTGATGCTTTAATTGGTAGAACTCCTTTCTTCTGCGATGGATCTGTTGGATTCCCTCTTCGTAAGGCATCATAGCtgataaattttgtttctgaTTCTTGAAGCAAGAGGGAGCATATCAGCAGGACGCTGACAACGATGCCTATGGATTTTGGGATAGCCATTTAGAAGTATCTCTCTGTTCTGAGTTGGTTCTGAATGCTCTCTTGAATGGGGTTCGATATAAAGGCACTACCGTGGGGAAGAGAACGGTAAGGAGTTAATGAGAAATTCCTTTGATTAGGTGACAGGTAGATGCTgatggtaaattaaataaatctggTAAGCATTATTGTAATCGTGAGACATATGTCGTGAGCTGTATTGTACAAGGTTTTGAGTTCATTAGAGCCCGTTACGGGAAGTTAATGGGAGGGGTTGTATTATTTCTTATGTAAATTGGTAATTTCATTACCTTAGAAAAAGCTGGTTTGGGATGAAATGCAGCTACCTTTACTTTCtaaaattcttcttcttgcgGAGCAGGCAACAGAGTGGTGGAAGACTTGAGAAGTGAATTCTGCTCTTGTTGACTGGTTTCACTTCTATGGGATAACATTGTAACTAGTGCGCATTCGCCTACAAAAGAATGCAATCAGCCTGAGGTCTCTACATACAACCCGGCTATATTGTGTTGCTATCAATCAATATTGAGATAATCAAACTCTAGTAGTTGCATAAAAAGTTATTACATTTTCCTATCAGATCTTAAACCTTAACGTATAAGATTAAACTCTAAATTGGCTCAGATTTAGCCCATTTGCCACTAGGGTTATTGTTGGCAAGACTCATTAACAATAGaggcaaaattatacttttaatccATAGAACATGggtcaatatatttttagttttttactttatggggtttttgaaatgatattacaataaaaaattttgacacGTTGCGAGGACGGTGAGCCGACCAATATTGGGAAATGATCCCATTCTAGAAAATCTCTACACATTTAAGTCCTATACACaagattttttgaaaaaaaaaaaatcataagaatACGTATAATGCGTGTGCCATCAATTATACGAATATCCAAGCAAACGAACTTTAATAGCCCAGCTACTACATTTGGTTTCATACTTGTAATGCTGGATAGGATCAATTAATCCAAATCAAGTGCCTCAAGGCCCTAACCCTAGGCCACAAATGAATTGTAAGGAAACAAGAAACATAGATAAAACGTTGATTACTTGTAACGCCTATAACATGTGGAGAGCCTGAAGAAAGAAGCGCTATTCTGGAAACATCAAGGAAGCGCAAGTCGCATTATGGGAACGATGAGGCCACCAATATAGGGGGAGAAAAAATGAAGTCTCTTCCCGCAAAGTCAGTAGCGGTGTTCGCAGTCACTTTCGGCATTACCATTTCCTTCGTGCTGCTCCATCACCCAAACCCCTCTCCTGTTAAACCCGATCCAATGGCACGGAGCTTCGTATTGTGGTTGCATGGGCTGGGCGATTCGGGCCCCGCCAACGAACCCATCAAGTCGCTCTTCACTTCCCCCGAGTTCAGGAACACCAAATGGTCTTTCCCTTCTGCTCCTTCCAATCCCGTCACTTGCAATTGTAAGTTATGGAAACTTTTGTTGGATGTGTCTATGTAACTGCCTTGCCTATTTTCTTGTTCGATGTGAGAGTGCGTGGTTTTGTATtccaattaatatttgttcaCTGTGTTGATTTGATCGCCATTATCTGATCGAAAATCAGAAAGTTACGAGGTCAAATCAACAGATGTATATGCTAACAATGTGGTGTTTGGTTCAGGTTTTAACAATTGGACCTTATTTACAGTCGTTTTGTAGTGTGTGACTACTACTTATACCACCATTTGCTGTTCTGTTCATTGTGCCTTGGCTAATTTCTTAGGCAGTTGCATAGAATTTTGATTGTAGATCATACTGCTCTAGTAGTTGAGGATGTGACTTGTTGTTACTGAACCGTGCTTCGCGAATGATCAAAGTTATAAGCAGAACAACTGTCCTGATATTCTGAGTCACTGATGTAAAGAATGTATTTCAACTATGTGTTTGATAacatgttaaaatatttggcaCGGGTGCATGATCAGTTCCATGCGGAAGTAAGATAAATAGAGAAAAGGAAGGCAGTTACAAGGAACCAGAAAGATCCCCATGTTTGCCTTAGGACTGAATATGGGAGCTAAGGATTCTGAACTACTTGAGCTTGTTTGGATAGTGTTGGCTTACTATTGATTTCAAATGCTTTAGTATCCATTTAAGCTATATTTTGATTGTTATTTTGACCTATCTACTAAGTGTAGATTCATATAAGATCTTTAACTGTGAATTATTTGCTGAATCACAAATCCTTTAATTCAAATGTAGCACTTACGTGGGATATCTGGTGTTAGGAAGTTGATATTGATGTTCATTAGAAGGAAGCTGCTGTGAGAGGGCTTGATGTTGTATTGTTTACATCCTAATAGGAATTAAGCTACTGTTTAGATGCCATAAACATCTTGCGGATCTTAGACAGTTTGTCTGCCTGCAAACCATCTACCTAGTTTCAACCTATCTTTATTGTTATCCTGGAAACTGAAAAAGCACCTCATACTTGCCTTTCTTCTCTTTCAAGTAGTAGCTTCCGTCAATTGGCCTTTCCGTTACCCTTATGTTTTAACTTGAACCAATGGGAAATGATTTGATCTCTCACTACACCAACATTGGGGGGAGTGAAGTGATCTCAGATGCATTTAGGAAATTAATGTTGTTAAGGTGGGGTTGCCTTGGTTcttactttttatttgatatttcaaaCTGTCAATTAGATAACTTCTTACATGCATAACTTTTGTTAATTGGAATTTATTGTAGACGGTGCTGTGATGCCCTCATGGTTTGACATTCACGAGATACCAGTGACAGCTGTGAGTTGCTACTTTACCTCTGTTTAATTTTAAGCTAATCGTGCTCTTCTTTTTGTCACCAGCCATATGTTAGAACTCATTTGCTAATTTGTGCACTTGGTCATTGctcaaaaatgaaattgctACTGTAATCCGCCACCTCATGCACTTATTCATAACTTGGACATGAAATTCTCGcactatatatttaaataattgaagttATGACCAAGTAACAGGAATCTCCAAAAGATGAAGGCAGTGTGCTTAAAGCAGTTCAGGATGTTCACTCAATGATAGACAAAGAGATAGCTGCCGGCACCAATCCTAACAATGTTTTTATATGTGGTTTCAGTCAAGGAGGTTAGTCTTGTTTTTTCTCCCACAGCCATCGCCTAATGTACAGATGATGAATTTTCTGATCGCCATTGAATCTTCTGgtaattaaaagatttttattGTCTAGGTGCCTTGACATTGGCTAGTGTTCTGCTGTATCCAAAAACTCTAGGTGGAGGTGCAGTGTTTAGTGGATGGGTACCATTTAATTCTTCAATGTTAGAAAGAGTCACAGCAGATGCAAGAAAGGTTATTTCCGCCTTTACTCATGGGCAtttcctctctctttctttcaatGTTTCTAGTGTAGCATCTTCAGTTTCATTGTACAGCTTGATGCATGTTGTTTCTATTTATGGGCCCGATAGTTTGAATAGTTTGCTAATAACTTTTTGATAGTTTTAACTAAGTCACTGAATGAACGCCCTCTActgaaaatattcataaaagaaACCCTCATTTCATTTGCCACTAGCTCTTCAAccataaaacaaattaatcaGCAGGAGGGGTGATGTTTACCTGTCATGCATGTTACGGAGCTCATTGATCTGAAAATTTCATACAAGAAAAACTCATTTCATTTGCCACTGGCTCTTCAACCATAAAATCCATTAATCAGGGAAATTCATGTTTACCTGTCATGCATGATATCGACGTTGTAAGTCGATGTAGTGGTGTTGAGAATGACTGGGTCTTTTGAAGTTCCTACTCAACCTGCAGTTGTATGTCTTATAAGATGCTGCTGGAGCTCCTGTGCTAGGACCTATATCTAAAAACATTCGAATGTCTTCTGAGTGGATGTTGAATTGCAGCTACAGGTTAAGTACATGGAGTACTTGTTTTTAGGGCCAACAAGAAAGATTATACTTGATATTATTGTATGGATGGGGCAGACCGTATTTAAGATTCATAAGACTTGCACTATTTCCTAATTTTTCATAGAGTTGTTGTGGTTTCCAATTTCCAAACCAAACAGACTTATATGTTGATCCCATTAACTACAGATTTAAGAGATCAAGAATTTGCTGAAGAACATTACTTTTGATCTCCCACAACATGTTAACCCCTACACTCTTTTACCTTGTAAATATCATGAAGACGCAATTCATCAGGTTTTCTCTAGGCTGATTTCTCCCACTGAATGTATTATCTATTGCAGCCTACTTCTTCCATTCTGGCTGACAGATATTCCTGTTGagtttatttcatttacaCCTTGTTGAATGTTTTCGTTTATCTCTAACCTAGAGATGTACCCACATTGCCTCGAAGTTATGTTCTTCAGTTCTAGTATGAAGTTAGGATGACATGATATTTGGAATATTCCTGCAGACACCTATCCTGTGGTCCCATGGAATGGCTGACAGAACCGTACTCTTTGAAGCTGGACAAACAGGTCCACCCCTTCTTGGAAAAGCTGGTGTAAGCTGTGAATTCAAGGTATACCACTTTCATCCTctctatataataatttgttctTGGTTGCATAAtgattcttcttatttttggatCTTGTCCTTGTCCTGTAgttgtacaaattattaaggGCACTCTTGGCAGATCCGCTATAAGTATTCTAAGTATATGTTGGGTTCATTCGAGTTGAAAACTAGCAACTCTCAGAATATAGACAAACTAGTATTAAGGGTTGAGTTCTTGGTTCTGATGTTCAGGCTTACCCTGGTCTTGGTCACTCCATAAGTAATGAGGAGCTCCGTAATCTGGAATCATGGATCAAATCACGTCTTCAGAGTTCATCCTGAAGTTTCCAGACCCATGAATTGCTATCCATAATTGTCACAGCCCCGCAAGCTGTAGTTCATCATATTAATATGTTATCAATGGTGAGACAAGATGTGAATTTATTTCCCTTGCATCAACTTGGAATTCTGTCTGGTCAACAGTGATATCTATACAGACTGTTTCTTCAGCATTTGAAGTTGATAGCACCGTGTAATAAGCCAAAACAAATTAAGTCTACCTATTGACTTGATCTTTTACATAAACTTAATTCTCTAAATCTTTATCTTGGAATAATTGTGTTATGACAAGTAATGTAAGGAAACAAAACCTAGTAAAAGTTGTCAGATACCACCCACTCACAAACAGCCACCCAAGggtaagaagaaaaagaggaagCCCGGTTAAAGTAAGCATCCATTTCTTGGGTCACATTTGAGCGCCACATCTTTGCATATCAAGTCTTACTGGTTAACATTATAAAATTGGGAGAGAATGGACATAAAGCTTTTACGCGTTCAGCCGTTAATTAGTGAATATGCAGTGGTGTAGCAAGTGGGATTactaatttcaaaattgtGTCAAATCAAGAATCTTGATGAAGTCAAGTAGCATTATTgcatagtaataataattatcaaaaagcTTCATCATAATggataattaacaataatagcCAAACCCATGATTGCATGGCCATTAAGCCAAAAAATTCACATGAGCTGGCCCGTTCTATCATCTCATTCAGTGATTCTGCATGGCACTAATTCAATTAAgtttgttggaaaataaagaaaagaaaaagaaaaaaactacaaaaaattaacttaaacaGAAACGAACAAGTTAAATGATTAGCAGGCCTTGTCACTATTGAAGATAAGGCCCAAAAATAGATTGGGCTGAATAGGCCCAAAATCCAAGGCAGTCCCTAAAATTTGCAAGATGTTGCACTGAAACAGACAGAGAGTGataatttctgaaaagaaGATATGAGAGATTCGGAGGTGGGGTCCAATCATCATACTGCCGATTCCGCTCCTCTACACCAATCAAATATCATCCTTTCCCCAATATCACTGTTCACCAATGTCCCTATACCAACTCCTGCGTCGCACATGATTATTCCCCAACAAGCCCAAATATACGTCACCAATTTCTATGCTCTAAGCATCAAGACTCCATCAAAAgcccctccctctctctctctctctctctcatcagtAAACCTAGAACTACATTCCACagccctctctctctctctttctctctctggAACTTCCAACTATTCAACTATGAAGAAGCTTTACCGGAAAGGTACGGTGCACCCAACCCCGTCAGTGGTTTCGGACCACCTCCTCTCTTTTTTGCCCGCGGCGATATTGACCTTGACTGCTGCTCTATCGCCCGGAGACAGGGAAGTTTTAGCTTACCTTATATCTTGCTCCTCTGCAAACTTTTCTAATAACAACCGCAAGACCACCCAGAAAACCGCCGCAGCAGGTGGTTCCAAGGGCGGCGATGACCACCCGCCCTGCTTTACCTGCAACTGCTTCCGGTGCTATATGAGCTATTGGGTGAAGTGGGATTCATCACCGAACCGCCAGCTTATACACGAGATAATAGATGCTTTTGAAGATAGTCTTTTGAAGGAGagcaagaaagagaagaacaaGAGGGAGAGGAGGAAGGGAAAAATGGTCAAAGATAATATTAGTCTTGGGTTGGATGAGCCCAAGAAGTCTGAACTGAGTCTGACGAAGGATGACTCTAATTTTGTCGAGTCAAACATGGCGGCGGAGAGTGCCGGTGAGACTGGCGGTGGTGGCGGCTGCGGAGATGAAGAAGATAATGTGCAGGAGGAAGAATTGGAGGAGAAGGGGTCGGTGAGGAGGTTTGTGAGTTTTCTTGGGGAGAGAATATGGAGTGTCTGGGGTTGATGAAATAGGAGGAAAACATGGGGCAAAAGAAAGGTTTGTTTAGTT
This genomic window from Sesamum indicum cultivar Zhongzhi No. 13 linkage group LG12, S_indicum_v1.0, whole genome shotgun sequence contains:
- the LOC105175286 gene encoding probable carboxylesterase SOBER1-like, which translates into the protein MKSLPAKSVAVFAVTFGITISFVLLHHPNPSPVKPDPMARSFVLWLHGLGDSGPANEPIKSLFTSPEFRNTKWSFPSAPSNPVTCNYGAVMPSWFDIHEIPVTAESPKDEGSVLKAVQDVHSMIDKEIAAGTNPNNVFICGFSQGGALTLASVLLYPKTLGGGAVFSGWVPFNSSMLERVTADARKTPILWSHGMADRTVLFEAGQTGPPLLGKAGVSCEFKAYPGLGHSISNEELRNLESWIKSRLQSSS
- the LOC105175287 gene encoding uncharacterized protein LOC105175287; this encodes MRDSEVGSNHHTADSAPLHQSNIILSPISLFTNVPIPTPASHMIIPQQAQIYVTNFYALSIKTPSKAPPSLSLSLSSVNLELHSTALSLSLSLSGTSNYSTMKKLYRKGTVHPTPSVVSDHLLSFLPAAILTLTAALSPGDREVLAYLISCSSANFSNNNRKTTQKTAAAGGSKGGDDHPPCFTCNCFRCYMSYWVKWDSSPNRQLIHEIIDAFEDSLLKESKKEKNKRERRKGKMVKDNISLGLDEPKKSELSLTKDDSNFVESNMAAESAGETGGGGGCGDEEDNVQEEELEEKGSVRRFVSFLGERIWSVWG